The proteins below are encoded in one region of Pontibacter deserti:
- the hisS gene encoding histidine--tRNA ligase, with product MSKEKPSIPKGTRDFGPAVVVKRNYIFSIIRRTFEKFGYLPLETPAMEQLSVLTGKYGDEGDQLIFKILNSGDYLGKTTPADIEQGSKHLIRKISEKALRYDLTVPFARFVVMNRNEITFPFKRYQIQPVWRADRPQKGRYREFYQCDADVVGTNSLLCEAEIVQMIDEVLTTLGLTDFTIKINHRGVLAGIAEAIGEKGREGDICVAIDKLDKIGKEGVRKELLERGISADAVSKLEPLYTLEGNNQELLQQLQTILGNTEEGKRGLKDLNDVWTYLDNLGSNALTTANPSGNPRLQLDVTLARGLSYYTGCIFEVKVNNVSMGSISGGGRYDNLTGMFGLPGVSGVGFSFGVDRIYDVLEELDLFPVSAQLSTKVLIVQFDKESELYALPLLQKLRDAGISSELYPEAAKLKKQMGYADQKNIPFVLLVGSEEMASGKLKLRDMQTGEQDELYIDDIIAQLKEIA from the coding sequence ATGAGCAAAGAGAAACCAAGTATACCGAAAGGAACCCGCGATTTTGGCCCGGCTGTGGTCGTTAAGCGTAACTATATTTTCAGCATCATCCGCCGCACCTTCGAGAAGTTTGGCTACCTGCCCCTCGAAACCCCGGCTATGGAACAACTGTCGGTGCTGACCGGCAAGTACGGCGACGAAGGCGACCAGCTGATCTTTAAGATCCTGAACTCCGGCGATTACCTGGGCAAAACCACCCCTGCCGATATTGAGCAGGGCTCGAAACACCTGATCCGTAAGATATCCGAAAAAGCACTGCGTTACGACCTTACCGTGCCCTTTGCCCGTTTCGTGGTAATGAACCGTAACGAGATCACCTTCCCGTTCAAGCGTTACCAGATTCAGCCGGTATGGCGTGCCGACCGTCCGCAGAAAGGCCGTTACCGCGAGTTTTACCAGTGCGATGCCGACGTGGTAGGCACTAACTCCTTGCTTTGCGAAGCCGAAATTGTGCAGATGATCGACGAAGTACTGACAACGCTAGGCCTGACAGATTTCACGATAAAAATAAACCATCGTGGTGTGCTGGCAGGTATAGCCGAAGCCATCGGCGAAAAAGGCCGTGAAGGCGACATTTGCGTGGCCATAGATAAGCTGGATAAAATAGGTAAGGAAGGTGTGCGCAAAGAGCTGCTGGAGCGTGGCATTTCGGCAGATGCAGTTAGTAAACTCGAGCCTCTTTATACGTTGGAAGGCAACAACCAGGAACTGCTGCAGCAACTACAAACTATATTGGGCAACACCGAAGAAGGCAAGCGCGGCCTGAAGGACCTGAATGATGTATGGACTTACCTCGATAACCTGGGCAGCAATGCGTTAACAACAGCAAACCCATCGGGTAACCCACGCCTGCAACTGGATGTAACGCTTGCCCGTGGCCTCTCCTACTACACCGGTTGCATTTTCGAAGTGAAGGTAAACAACGTGAGCATGGGCAGCATCAGCGGTGGTGGCCGTTACGATAACCTGACAGGCATGTTCGGTTTGCCGGGCGTATCGGGTGTGGGCTTCTCGTTTGGCGTGGACCGCATTTACGATGTGCTGGAAGAACTGGATCTGTTCCCGGTAAGCGCGCAGCTGAGCACAAAGGTACTTATCGTTCAGTTTGATAAAGAGTCGGAACTATACGCGCTGCCGTTGCTGCAGAAACTCCGCGATGCCGGCATCTCGTCGGAACTATACCCGGAAGCTGCAAAACTGAAAAAGCAGATGGGTTACGCTGATCAGAAAAACATACCGTTCGTGCTGCTGGTTGGCTCCGAAGAAATGGCAAGCGGCAAGCTAAAGCTCCGCGACATGCAGACCGGCGAACAGGACGAACTATACATCGACGACATCATTGCCCAGCTGAAAGAAATAGCCTAA
- a CDS encoding glycosyltransferase family 2 protein, with product MQYSITASIVTYNNNPEVLQEAIASFLDTELPVQLYLVDNSPTDALRALCTDARIIYIFNNKNVGFGAGHNIAMREALDKAPYHLVLNPDVYFEPGTLERLYEFMTQHTAVGLVMPKVLYPDGEVQYLCKLLPTPLQFIERRFMKWNRKRLEQQNEMFELRFTGYNKLMDVPYLSGCFMFLRTSALKEVGLFDERIFMYSEDADLSRRIHQKFRTVFYPEARIYHHFAKGSHRSIKLLWYAIHGNLVYFTKWGWLFDRERDRINKNVLSKLTACTNSHP from the coding sequence ATGCAGTATAGTATAACAGCATCTATCGTAACGTATAATAATAACCCTGAAGTGTTACAGGAAGCTATAGCTAGTTTTCTGGATACCGAGCTTCCGGTGCAGCTATACCTGGTAGATAATTCACCGACGGATGCGTTACGCGCTTTATGCACTGATGCGCGTATTATCTATATCTTTAATAATAAGAATGTAGGATTCGGGGCTGGGCACAACATTGCGATGCGTGAAGCATTGGACAAAGCGCCTTACCACCTCGTGCTCAACCCGGATGTATACTTTGAGCCCGGTACGTTAGAGAGACTGTATGAATTTATGACTCAGCATACAGCAGTTGGATTAGTGATGCCTAAAGTGTTGTATCCGGATGGAGAAGTGCAGTATTTGTGTAAGCTGCTTCCTACGCCACTGCAGTTTATTGAGCGCCGCTTTATGAAGTGGAACAGGAAAAGGCTGGAGCAGCAAAACGAAATGTTCGAATTACGCTTTACAGGGTATAACAAATTAATGGATGTACCTTATCTTTCGGGCTGCTTCATGTTTCTCCGGACAAGCGCTTTAAAAGAAGTGGGGCTGTTTGATGAGCGTATTTTTATGTACTCTGAGGACGCTGATCTGTCACGAAGAATACATCAGAAGTTTCGAACTGTTTTTTACCCTGAAGCCAGGATCTATCATCATTTTGCGAAGGGTTCGCACAGAAGTATAAAACTGTTGTGGTATGCGATACACGGTAACTTGGTATACTTTACAAAATGGGGGTGGCTGTTCGACCGGGAGCGTGACCGAATTAACAAAAATGTGCTTTCTAAATTAACTGCATGTACCAACTCTCACCCATAA
- a CDS encoding alpha/beta hydrolase, protein MHRNILAIIVAILATTSCFAQLPKIAGGTLKRYERFASKHITPRTVEVWLPENYSATKKYAVLYMHDGQMLFDSTNTWNSQEWKVDETLSGLLAKKQIKNTIVVAVWNNGAYRFSEYFPEKALPNLPDSISLSLVQNELMGEPQADEYLLFLTQELKPFIDSTYSTYPDRANTLIAGSSMGGLISLYAICEYPEVFGGAACLSTHWPGSLRLQNTAIPNGIITYLKQKLPSPKTHKLYFDYGTATLDALYKPYQQLVDEVMKQKGYSNKNWVTKEFAGEGHSEKAWSKRLHLPLLFLLGIK, encoded by the coding sequence ATGCATAGAAACATACTTGCTATTATAGTTGCCATACTTGCTACAACAAGCTGCTTCGCGCAGTTGCCAAAAATAGCTGGTGGTACCCTAAAGCGCTATGAGAGATTTGCCTCTAAACACATAACACCCAGAACAGTAGAGGTTTGGTTACCGGAAAACTATAGTGCCACAAAGAAATATGCGGTACTATACATGCACGACGGCCAAATGCTATTCGACAGCACCAACACCTGGAACAGCCAGGAATGGAAAGTAGATGAAACATTGTCGGGGTTGCTGGCTAAAAAGCAGATTAAAAACACCATTGTGGTAGCTGTATGGAACAACGGAGCTTACCGGTTTTCGGAGTACTTCCCGGAAAAGGCGCTGCCAAACTTACCTGATAGTATAAGCCTAAGCCTAGTGCAGAACGAACTGATGGGAGAACCGCAGGCCGATGAGTACCTGCTCTTCCTGACGCAGGAGCTCAAACCATTTATAGACAGCACTTACTCAACGTACCCCGACAGGGCTAATACGCTTATTGCAGGTTCCAGCATGGGTGGGCTGATCTCACTCTATGCCATCTGCGAATACCCTGAAGTTTTTGGCGGGGCAGCCTGCCTTTCTACCCACTGGCCTGGTAGCTTACGGCTACAAAATACGGCTATACCTAACGGTATTATTACTTACCTGAAACAAAAACTACCTTCCCCTAAAACCCACAAACTATATTTCGATTACGGCACGGCAACCCTCGATGCCTTATATAAACCCTACCAGCAACTGGTGGATGAAGTGATGAAACAGAAAGGCTATAGCAATAAGAACTGGGTAACAAAGGAGTTTGCAGGAGAGGGCCATTCAGAAAAAGCCTGGAGCAAACGTTTGCACCTGCCTTTGTTGTTTTTGCTGGGCATTAAGTAA
- a CDS encoding sugar transferase, whose product MNSTTTVADNKVSNTLGYTLFIRVLALLTNNKKSLSFEVTDRKYLLFTVDLLLVVTAAFTYCVAVYNSFTLEVFLGEKFTWLVSVILWWSLLSYIFDLYNLEYINKFYTTVKYLTVATTITIIGYLFFPWHTPELPTSKYDILLFIFQALTSLVVWRYLYSRLFNRPIFLKRVLVVGSGSSSKSLIDVFVNGDIFNYHLGYKVVGILDTDAQDSVYKGVRIIRHTNNLPKFIQRMRVDEIVVDESMRKSVSSKELVDLANCRMQGIEVTALGDFYEELTGRVLVQQDGSDFYLTFPYNKSHFRRAHHLFSRVVDILFGIIGVVLCLLLIPFVYIANCFSNRGPLFYSQERVGLYGNTFMITKFRSMVVDAEANGAAWAQKNDSRITPFGKFLRRSRIDELPQAWSVLKGEMSLIGPRPERPVFVEQLKATIPFYETRHLTKPGITGWAQVVYKYSSTAEDALTKVQYDLYYLKNRSILMDLKVILKTISVIIRFKGV is encoded by the coding sequence ATGAATTCTACTACTACTGTTGCTGATAACAAGGTAAGCAATACATTAGGCTATACTTTATTTATCAGAGTATTAGCTCTTCTTACCAATAACAAGAAATCACTGTCTTTTGAAGTAACAGACAGAAAGTATCTGTTGTTTACTGTAGATCTGCTTTTAGTTGTAACGGCAGCATTTACCTATTGTGTAGCTGTTTACAACTCCTTTACCCTGGAGGTTTTCTTGGGTGAAAAGTTTACCTGGCTTGTTTCTGTTATTTTGTGGTGGAGCCTGCTTTCCTATATCTTCGATCTTTATAACCTGGAGTACATAAACAAGTTTTATACTACAGTTAAATACCTCACTGTTGCCACAACTATAACTATTATAGGTTACCTGTTCTTTCCCTGGCATACACCAGAGTTGCCTACCTCCAAGTATGACATTTTGCTTTTTATTTTCCAGGCACTTACATCACTGGTGGTGTGGCGATACCTGTATTCCCGGTTGTTTAACAGGCCTATTTTTTTAAAACGCGTACTGGTTGTTGGCTCTGGAAGCTCCAGTAAATCGCTTATAGATGTTTTTGTAAACGGCGATATCTTTAACTACCATCTTGGGTATAAGGTAGTGGGTATTCTAGATACAGACGCACAAGATTCAGTTTACAAAGGTGTCAGGATCATCCGTCACACAAACAATCTACCAAAGTTCATACAGCGCATGCGGGTAGACGAAATTGTAGTGGATGAGTCGATGCGGAAGAGTGTGAGCAGCAAAGAACTTGTTGACCTAGCCAACTGCCGTATGCAGGGAATAGAAGTAACTGCATTAGGCGATTTTTATGAAGAGCTTACCGGCAGGGTACTCGTACAGCAGGATGGCAGCGATTTTTACCTGACCTTCCCTTATAATAAAAGTCATTTCCGGAGAGCACACCATTTGTTTTCCCGCGTAGTGGACATTCTGTTTGGTATTATAGGGGTAGTATTGTGCTTGCTACTGATTCCATTTGTTTATATAGCAAACTGTTTCAGTAATCGCGGTCCACTTTTTTATAGCCAGGAACGGGTGGGGTTGTATGGCAATACATTTATGATCACTAAGTTCCGGTCAATGGTAGTAGATGCTGAAGCAAATGGAGCTGCCTGGGCACAAAAGAATGATAGCCGTATTACTCCGTTCGGAAAGTTTCTGCGCCGATCCAGAATAGATGAACTGCCTCAGGCATGGAGCGTTTTAAAAGGAGAGATGAGCCTGATCGGGCCAAGACCGGAACGGCCTGTGTTTGTAGAACAGTTAAAAGCTACCATTCCTTTTTATGAAACCCGGCACCTGACAAAACCTGGTATTACAGGCTGGGCACAGGTAGTATACAAGTATAGCTCAACAGCCGAAGATGCGCTCACGAAAGTACAGTACGACCTATACTATTTAAAGAACAGGTCGATCTTGATGGACCTGAAGGTTATACTTAAAACTATCAGTGTTATTATCCGCTTTAAGGGTGTTTAA
- a CDS encoding O-antigen ligase family protein — translation MYQLSPINVKRFYTVTLCLIAFTLPLSVSYNSMLLIVLALVWIAEGRWGRKWEIARSNRWVFLFSFFFIWHVAGLAYSQDIAEGLHELEKKASLLLFPLVLGTATIQRRGITIKVIWSFVAANFLAAVACLVGGLYRYSKGIPPSSSVYGGHDATLAFRKAHTQTSAIWEYITYTELTTPVKIHPTYFSLYILFSLVFLFYTLLKSYRAQEKMDWKKGGMVFLLLFFSGFLFLLSSRIAIVMYVLCLISMPVAVFYKRLNKVKLIALIASLILVTSILVAQIPVVQHRFLSDLKMFTEGTVADNPGTGMYQRLNIWRTSVTLIKAEPLTGVGTGDAQLAFDAEYARLCLELCGLNAHNQFLQTAITLGLPAMLLLLLFFIVPFRFALRDRDILYAYFLLLVFTASLTEAMLQRHKGIVFYALFNALLFFYKYGSKTEELLEEKPEPKKELH, via the coding sequence ATGTACCAACTCTCACCCATAAATGTAAAGCGCTTCTATACTGTTACGCTTTGCCTTATTGCCTTTACGCTGCCCTTATCCGTCAGCTACAATAGCATGTTGCTTATTGTGCTGGCACTGGTATGGATTGCCGAAGGCCGTTGGGGCAGGAAATGGGAAATTGCACGTTCAAACAGATGGGTATTTCTATTCAGCTTCTTTTTTATCTGGCATGTGGCGGGGCTTGCTTACTCCCAAGATATTGCTGAAGGACTGCATGAGTTAGAGAAGAAAGCTTCTTTGTTACTCTTCCCGCTGGTATTAGGTACAGCTACGATACAACGCAGAGGTATAACTATAAAAGTTATCTGGTCTTTTGTGGCAGCAAATTTTCTGGCAGCTGTTGCCTGTTTGGTTGGAGGCTTGTACAGGTACTCGAAAGGTATTCCGCCTAGCAGTTCGGTTTATGGCGGGCACGATGCCACGCTTGCATTCCGGAAAGCACATACCCAAACTTCTGCCATCTGGGAATATATAACCTATACAGAACTAACAACACCTGTTAAAATTCATCCTACTTATTTTTCGCTTTACATCCTGTTTAGCCTGGTATTCCTGTTCTATACTTTGCTTAAAAGCTACAGGGCACAGGAAAAGATGGACTGGAAGAAAGGAGGAATGGTATTCCTGCTCTTGTTTTTTAGCGGCTTCCTGTTTTTACTGTCATCCAGGATTGCTATTGTAATGTATGTGCTCTGCCTTATCTCTATGCCTGTTGCGGTATTTTACAAGAGATTAAATAAAGTTAAGCTCATTGCATTAATTGCCAGCCTTATACTTGTAACCAGTATTTTAGTAGCACAGATTCCTGTTGTGCAACACCGCTTCCTGAGCGATCTGAAAATGTTTACGGAAGGTACTGTGGCCGATAATCCGGGTACAGGCATGTATCAGCGGCTCAACATATGGCGGACGTCTGTTACGCTTATAAAAGCTGAACCGCTGACGGGCGTAGGAACCGGTGATGCTCAACTAGCTTTTGATGCCGAGTATGCAAGGCTGTGCCTGGAGTTGTGTGGTTTAAATGCGCATAATCAGTTTTTACAAACAGCCATAACGCTTGGTTTGCCGGCCATGCTGCTGCTATTGTTGTTTTTTATAGTTCCGTTCAGGTTTGCCCTCCGCGACAGAGATATTTTGTATGCTTATTTCCTGTTGCTTGTTTTTACAGCAAGCTTAACCGAGGCTATGCTGCAGCGGCACAAAGGCATAGTATTTTATGCTTTGTTTAATGCATTGCTTTTCTTCTACAAGTATGGCAGTAAAACAGAGGAGCTATTAGAGGAAAAACCTGAACCTAAAAAAGAATTACATTAA
- the hutH gene encoding histidine ammonia-lyase, producing the protein MSNVHHISGEHLSLERIQEIISGNYSLALSADAEQRIQKCYDYLQNKMKQNDRSIYGINTGFGSLYKNKISNHDLEQLQRNLMMSHACGTGQEVPQEVVKLMLLLKVQSLAYGHSGVQVQTVKRLIDFYNRDIYPIVYQQGSLGASGDLAPLAHLCLPLIGLGEVHYQGYKLESRHVLEMFSWEPIALKAKEGLALLNGTQFMSAYGVYNLLQARRLSAQADLIGALSLDGFDGRIEPFNELIHKVRPHKGQLQTAETFRNLLEGSELIVQDKVHVQDPYSFRCIPQVHGASKDALRYAEDVFLTEINSVTDNPNIFPDEDEIISGGNFHGQPLALALDFMAIALAELGSISERRSYLLISGTRGLPDFLVAEPGLNSGFMITQYTAASIVSQNKQLCTPASIDTIPSSNGQEDHVSMGANAATKLYQVVQNLERVLGIELMHAAQAIDFRRPLRTSTVLEQLYTSFRETVPFVSTDRVLHDDIVKSINFLRKYKV; encoded by the coding sequence ATGAGCAACGTACACCACATCTCCGGCGAGCACCTGAGCCTGGAGCGCATACAGGAGATCATTTCCGGCAACTATAGTTTAGCTTTATCTGCAGATGCTGAGCAGCGCATACAGAAATGCTACGACTACCTGCAGAACAAAATGAAGCAGAACGACCGCAGCATTTACGGCATCAATACCGGTTTTGGCTCGCTGTATAAAAACAAGATCTCGAACCACGACCTGGAGCAGCTGCAGCGCAACCTGATGATGTCGCATGCATGTGGCACGGGGCAGGAAGTACCGCAGGAAGTGGTGAAGCTGATGTTGCTGCTAAAAGTGCAGTCGCTGGCGTATGGGCATAGTGGTGTGCAGGTGCAAACTGTAAAAAGACTGATTGATTTCTATAACCGAGACATTTACCCTATAGTTTACCAGCAAGGCTCTTTGGGTGCCAGCGGCGACTTGGCTCCGTTGGCGCACCTTTGTCTGCCGCTGATTGGCTTAGGCGAAGTACATTACCAGGGTTATAAACTCGAAAGCCGCCACGTGCTGGAGATGTTTAGCTGGGAACCGATTGCCCTGAAAGCAAAAGAAGGACTGGCCCTGCTGAACGGCACACAGTTTATGAGCGCATACGGCGTGTACAACCTGCTACAAGCTCGTCGTTTATCTGCACAGGCTGACCTTATCGGTGCACTTTCGCTGGATGGTTTTGATGGCCGTATTGAGCCTTTTAATGAACTCATCCATAAAGTTCGTCCGCATAAAGGGCAGCTGCAAACCGCTGAGACATTCAGAAATTTACTGGAAGGAAGCGAGCTTATAGTTCAGGATAAGGTGCATGTACAGGACCCGTATTCGTTCCGTTGCATCCCGCAGGTGCATGGTGCCAGCAAAGATGCGCTGCGCTACGCCGAAGACGTTTTCCTGACCGAGATTAACTCCGTAACCGATAACCCGAACATCTTCCCCGACGAAGACGAGATCATTTCAGGCGGTAATTTCCACGGGCAGCCATTGGCGCTGGCGCTGGATTTTATGGCGATCGCACTGGCAGAACTTGGTAGTATTTCTGAACGCCGCAGTTATTTGCTGATTTCCGGAACGCGTGGGTTGCCTGATTTTTTAGTTGCCGAGCCTGGCTTGAACTCCGGCTTTATGATCACACAGTACACAGCCGCATCCATCGTAAGCCAGAACAAACAACTTTGTACGCCAGCTTCTATTGATACCATTCCGTCATCTAACGGGCAGGAAGACCACGTAAGTATGGGTGCCAATGCTGCTACCAAACTATACCAGGTGGTGCAGAACCTGGAACGCGTATTGGGTATAGAACTGATGCACGCTGCTCAGGCGATAGATTTCCGCAGACCATTGAGAACTTCTACGGTGCTGGAGCAACTTTATACTTCATTCCGCGAAACTGTGCCATTTGTGTCTACAGACCGTGTGCTACACGACGATATTGTGAAGAGCATTAACTTCCTGAGAAAATATAAGGTCTGA
- a CDS encoding DUF7683 domain-containing protein, with amino-acid sequence MSRIKERIHQIIESSKGVSPSELQMAIGEAESSLIEKSIEKLIEEGLVVYIWDKYYSTGRQIAVYSKEDEKLVKLLELPDLAVEEIDKILLPHLSDPLFYECYQLNSENSIHFTDKYRIDFDFDKYDYYLEAYFDNSAKEKKNNS; translated from the coding sequence ATGTCTAGAATCAAAGAACGGATTCACCAAATCATAGAGTCTTCCAAAGGGGTAAGTCCATCTGAATTGCAAATGGCAATAGGAGAAGCGGAATCATCTTTGATTGAGAAATCTATAGAAAAGCTAATTGAGGAAGGTTTAGTCGTATACATCTGGGATAAATATTATTCGACAGGAAGGCAAATAGCAGTTTATAGCAAAGAAGACGAGAAGCTGGTAAAATTGCTTGAACTCCCTGATTTAGCAGTAGAAGAAATAGATAAAATATTGTTACCTCATCTAAGTGACCCATTATTCTATGAATGCTACCAGCTAAATTCTGAAAACTCAATTCATTTCACCGACAAATACCGAATTGACTTTGATTTTGATAAGTATGATTATTATTTAGAAGCATACTTTGACAACTCAGCTAAAGAGAAGAAAAACAACAGCTAA
- a CDS encoding T9SS type B sorting domain-containing protein, giving the protein MKKHLFLFLVFLLVGFAANAQNRCFKAYDRLGREVTKFCVGERITFRDCAGVDADKEYYDYDKSNGLDFTTAEAKQKYYTFTQPGPVTVTQLGNLNGITDQFEQTFEVVATPTPTFTTTACANKTFLINITDTQYDFYNVSFGDGTSAIVLKKDVGSPVSHTYTQKGPYTVTVTGKYIGGFCTSPAAIQTINELPVYTPPVINTLKVQKQDAATGTIDFTFSNLLAGYTYTLKSKQETETSFKTVTTIAQNQTSYTLNNTNTTVKTEYRLEATDACGTVLPSSNKAAILILATSGGNEQVTISWQSIAGFFQQYDLYRNGVLLKSFGGGISTYTDTDVSCGQNNCYEVKGITTDGKATAVTAQSCITVTSSATPPAATLLTSFNLQNEVEIALQLPNGQSIKSATYQRSINGAAFKDIATTQQTSITDKLNTLTPVCYRASYINPCDKTSVASAPNCPVILTAKLNPDDNAVLTWTNYTGFTSGKTTYLLEVLDENSNVTRSIIVTGNSYTDQLADLQEQVFRYRIKATSSAGMVTYSNTETIKLELALFIPSAFTPNGDGLNDVFEVKGKRFEKFTIRIMNGAGQVVYTSDDRTTGWDGVYNGKLQPAGVYAYEVVVNLQDGTTKRRTGTVTLLR; this is encoded by the coding sequence TTGAAAAAGCATCTGTTCCTGTTTCTGGTTTTTCTGCTGGTAGGCTTTGCTGCAAATGCCCAGAACAGGTGCTTTAAAGCGTATGACAGGCTGGGCAGGGAAGTAACAAAGTTCTGTGTGGGAGAGCGCATCACGTTTCGCGACTGTGCCGGTGTGGATGCCGATAAAGAATATTATGACTATGATAAAAGTAATGGTCTTGACTTTACCACAGCTGAAGCAAAACAGAAGTATTATACTTTCACACAACCCGGCCCGGTAACTGTTACCCAGCTAGGCAACCTGAACGGCATTACAGACCAGTTTGAGCAAACTTTTGAAGTAGTTGCCACTCCTACACCAACTTTCACAACTACCGCCTGCGCCAACAAAACGTTTCTCATCAACATCACAGACACACAGTACGACTTTTATAACGTCAGTTTCGGTGATGGAACCAGTGCCATAGTTCTTAAAAAGGATGTCGGAAGCCCGGTTTCGCATACCTACACGCAGAAAGGCCCTTATACAGTAACAGTAACAGGAAAATATATTGGTGGTTTCTGTACTTCTCCCGCTGCCATTCAAACCATAAACGAATTGCCTGTTTATACTCCTCCGGTCATAAACACGCTTAAAGTACAGAAACAGGATGCCGCTACCGGTACTATCGATTTTACATTCAGCAACTTGTTAGCTGGCTATACTTATACTTTAAAAAGTAAGCAGGAAACCGAAACCAGCTTTAAAACAGTAACAACTATAGCTCAGAATCAAACCAGCTATACTTTAAACAATACCAACACTACAGTAAAAACGGAATACCGGCTAGAAGCTACTGATGCATGTGGCACCGTTTTGCCTTCCTCTAACAAAGCGGCTATTCTTATACTTGCTACCTCCGGCGGAAACGAACAGGTAACTATAAGCTGGCAAAGTATAGCCGGTTTTTTTCAGCAATATGACCTGTACCGCAACGGCGTTTTACTGAAATCTTTCGGAGGTGGTATTTCAACTTATACAGATACTGATGTGAGTTGCGGGCAGAACAATTGCTATGAGGTGAAAGGTATAACTACCGATGGCAAGGCCACTGCTGTAACGGCACAAAGCTGCATTACTGTTACTTCTTCGGCCACGCCTCCAGCTGCTACTTTGTTAACTTCTTTTAACCTGCAGAATGAGGTAGAAATCGCCCTGCAATTACCCAACGGGCAAAGTATAAAATCGGCAACTTACCAGCGAAGTATAAATGGCGCAGCTTTTAAAGACATTGCTACAACCCAGCAAACTTCCATTACAGATAAACTGAATACGCTTACACCTGTTTGCTACCGCGCTTCTTATATAAATCCCTGCGATAAAACTTCGGTAGCCAGTGCGCCCAACTGCCCGGTTATACTTACTGCCAAACTTAACCCGGATGACAATGCTGTTCTCACCTGGACCAATTATACCGGCTTTACAAGTGGTAAAACAACTTATTTGTTAGAAGTACTGGATGAAAACAGCAACGTGACCAGAAGTATAATTGTAACCGGTAATTCTTACACAGATCAGCTGGCCGATCTTCAGGAACAGGTATTCCGTTATCGTATAAAAGCTACCTCCAGTGCAGGTATGGTAACTTACTCCAATACCGAAACTATAAAGCTGGAACTGGCCCTGTTTATCCCAAGTGCATTCACGCCAAACGGCGACGGGCTGAATGATGTATTTGAAGTTAAAGGAAAACGCTTCGAAAAATTTACCATCCGGATTATGAATGGTGCCGGCCAGGTAGTTTATACTTCTGACGACCGCACTACTGGCTGGGATGGTGTATACAATGGTAAACTGCAACCTGCAGGAGTATATGCTTACGAAGTAGTGGTAAATTTACAGGATGGCACCACTAAACGCCGTACCGGTACAGTAACCTTGCTAAGATAA